One window of the Xiphophorus hellerii strain 12219 chromosome 15, Xiphophorus_hellerii-4.1, whole genome shotgun sequence genome contains the following:
- the LOC116733796 gene encoding regulator of G-protein signaling 6-like isoform X2: MKKTVHIYLMDDPEIEDIVTLIQDETEGLPIRTVKSFMTKIPSVVTGAEIVQWLMKNLSIEDPAEAMHIGSLMAAQGYFFPISDHVLCLKDDGTLYRFQAPYFWPSNCWEPENTDYAIYLCKRTMQNKTRLELADYEAENLARLQRAFARKWEFIYMQAEAQVKIDRKKDKTERKILDSQERAFWDVHRPVPGCVNTTEMDIRKCRRMKNPHRVKKSVYGVVEEGTQSQSPIHTSLHHCRKGTKDDVEKEILFLNTQLDRHCLKMSKVAESLITYTEQFMEYDPFVTTPEPSNPWTSDDPTLWDLEMSKEPSQQRVKKWGFSLDEALMDPAGQDLFLKFLESEFSSENLRFWLAVQGLKKVPQQDVAQRVQDIWAEFLAEGAPSSINLDSHSYEITSQNLKDPGRYSYEDAQDHIYKLMKSDSYPRFLRSNVYQDLLMARKKPETEQGRRTSLEKFTRSVGKSLTGKRLTGLMQSS, from the exons ATTGAAGATATCGTCACTCTCATCCAGGACGAGACCGAAGGCCTGCCCATCAGAACCGTCAAAAGTTTCATGACCAAGATCCCCAGTGTTGTTACAG GTGCAGAGATAGTACAATGGCTGATGAAGAATTTGTCCATAGAGGATCCAG ctgaagcCATGCACATCGGGAGTCTGATGGCAGCTCAGGGATACTTTTTTCCCATCTCTGATCACGTCCTGTGCCTCAAAGATGATGGAACTTTATACCGCTTCCAG GCGCCGTATTTCTGGCCATCCAACTGTTGGGAGCCTGAGAACACAGATTATG cTATCTATCTGTGCAAGCGGACCATGCAGAATAAGACGAGGCTGGAGCTGGCAGATTATGAGGCA GAGAATTTAGCCAGACTACAGAGGGCCTTTGCAAGAAAGTGGGAGTTTATCTACATGCAGGCTGAGGCGCAAGTCAA GATCGAcagaaaaaaggataaaactGAGAGGAAGATCCTTGACAGCCAGGAGAGAGCCTTCTGGGACGTCCACAGACCAGTG CCTGGATGTGTTAACACCACAGAAATGGACATAAGGAAATGCAGACGCATGAAGAATCCTCATCGAGTTAAGAAG TCAGTGTACGGTGTGGTGGAGGAGGGAACACAGTCACAGAGTCCCATACACACTTCGTTACACCACTGCCGAAAAGGGACGAAAGATGATGTAGAAAAAGAG atcTTATTTCTGAACACCCAGCTAGATCGTCACTGTTTGAAAATGTCTAAAGTTGCTGAAAG CCTGATAACCTACACAGAGCAGTTCATGGAGTATGACCCATTTGTAACCACACCAGAACCATCTAATCCTTGGACCAGTGATGACCCCACTCTCTGGGACCTGGAGATGAG CAAAGAACCGAGTCAGCAGAGGGTAAAGAAGTGGGGTTTCTCCCTGGATGAGGCTCTGATGGATCCAGCAGGACAGGATCTGTTCCTCAAGTTCCTAGAGTCAGAGTTTAGCTCAGAAAACCTGAG GTTCTGGCTAGCAGTGCAGGGTCTGAAGAAGGTCCCCCAGCAGGATGTTGCGCAGAGGGTGCAGGACATCTGGGCAGAGTTTCTGGCAGAGGGAGCACCCAGCTCCATCAACCTGGACTCGCATAGCTATGAAATCACCAGCCAGAACCTGAAGGACCCTGGACGATATAGCTATGAGGATGCCCAG GATCACATTTATAAACTGATGAAAAGTGACAGCTATCCACGTTTCCTCCGCTCCAATGTCTACCAGGATCTGCTAATGGCAAGGAAGAAA CCTGAAACAGAGCAGGGACGACGCACCTCCCTGGAGAAGTTCACTCGCAGTGTG GGAAAGTCGCTGACAGGAAAACGACTCACAGGCCTCATGCAGTCATCCTGA